One genomic segment of Erythrolamprus reginae isolate rEryReg1 chromosome 2, rEryReg1.hap1, whole genome shotgun sequence includes these proteins:
- the AIF1 gene encoding allograft inflammatory factor 1 isoform X1 codes for MLGEARGTQMQRLVISDGLGGPIHSIVLNQTSDALGNILAFAPIHLDSMSPVLKVEGLSPGNLPFSRLNINPIHVTSIRILPLEDRDSTLLPGGSLEFSVQAVNDGAAATFTFNVRDELGFLQSFRPVQSFLRKGESTILTATFVAPAKSSDFASSLATFTAKTSSSQNYMTLIISVIPKTALETEENRPVYHLLQLYMPCGAASQEKPDCSQDIWNMTFSAESVEAAVSVQISPDPSALSCHSEEEGSNKKIICNYKSSCCSPSADVLISDDNGNMNNFTVDHNTQPPTPALRKGLRGVEGSAGGIVRFPQQGILGEPKI; via the exons ATGCTGGGAGAGGCCAGAGGTACCCAGATGCAGCGTCTGGTCATTTCTGATGGACTAGGAGGCCCTATTCACTCCATCGTTTTAAACCAAACATCAGATGCCCTTGGCAATATCTTGGCCTTTGCTCCAATTCATCTGGATTCAATG TCTCCGGTGCTAAAAGTAGAAGGTCTGTCTCCCGGCAACCTGCCCTTCTCACGTCTCAACATTAATCCTATCCATGTGACATCAATAAGGATTCTACCCTTGGAAGACCGAGACA GTACGTTGTTGCCCGGTGGAAGCCTAGAGTTCTCTGTCCAGGCGGTGAATGATGGAGCAGCTGCAACGTTCACCTTTAACGTCCGGGATGAGCTGGGCTTCCTACAGAGCTTTAGACCTGTACAAAGTTTCCTGAGGAAAGGAGAGAGCACCATTCTCACGGCAACGTTTGTGGCACCTGCCAAGAGCTCCGACTTTGCCTCAAG TCTTGCAACATTTACAGCGAAAACCAGTTCATCGCAAAACTACATGACTCTGATCATCTCGGTCATTCCCAAAACAGCCTTG GAAACTGAAGAAAACCGACCAGTCTATCACCTTCTCCAACTCTACATGCCTTGTGGAGCTGCCAGCCAGGAAAAACCCGACTGCTCTCAAGACATCTGGAACATGACATTTTCTGCAGAGAGTGTTGAAGCTGCTGTTAGTGTCCAGATCAGCCCAGATCCCAGTGCTTTGTCTTGTCACTCAGAAGAGGAAGGGAGCAATAAGAAGATCATCTGCAATTACAA GTCCAGCTGCTGTTCTCCTTCAGCAGATGTCTTAATCAGTGATGACAATGGCAACATGAACAATTTCACTGTAGACCACAACACACAGCCTCCCACACCAGCCTT